The Nostoc cf. commune SO-36 genomic sequence CACGGCTATTACGACTCGTCCATTCTTGAAAAAATCGTAACGCAGATACCCTAGTGCGTCCCTGTTCATCAGCACCAGGCGAAAGGTCAGAAGCGCGACCTCCAAATCTCTGTACCAACGATGAGATATCACTTTCGCGCCGGTAAGCTGTTAAACCAAGAGCGAATTCTTGTGTGGGAGTTTGGATTATAGGCTGGCGGAATGTCAACTCGTAGTAGCGAGATGCCGATGCAATCTTTAAAAGACTAAAAGGACGTTCAATGACATTACTCGACGTAGTGCCATAGTTGAACGTAAGCGTTCCGTTGCGAGGATTAAGAGGCAATGTGTAACTAGCGTCAAAGGTGTTGCTACCATCAGTGTTGGTGTAGCCTAGACTCAGACCATCTCCTAATCCGAGTAAGTTGGCTTCATTCAATCGTAATCCACGGCGGAAACTACCAACACTAGGCGATCGCCCATTATCAAGAACTATTTCGCTACTAAAAGTTTTTGCTTCGCTGACTTTAACTTCTAAGAGACTCGCGCCAGTCTGCGATCCGGCTGAGAGTTCCGCAGTCACGTTTTCAATTAAAGGATTAAGTTGCAAAAGTTGTAATGCCTCTAGTAGACGCTGGCGATTGAGAGGCGCTGAAGTTGCTATTGCAAGTCGGCTGCGGACATAATTTGGATTCAACCGCCGAGTTCCAGTTATCTGGATGCCTTCTAGTCTACCTTCGACCACCTGAATTTTGAGAACACCGGAGCGGATTGTTTGAGGTGGGATATAAGCACCAGAAGTAATGTAACCATTTTTGACGTACAGATCAGTAATTTTAGAACGTGCTTGATACACCTCAGCCAACGAGATCGGGCGTTTGGTAAATTCAGCAGTGGCTTGGGCTAACTGTTCAGGACTGAAAACTGTGCTACCAACAACTTCAAACCGTTGAACAACAATAGTTTGAGGAAAGTTGCCAGGGAGTGTTTCTTCAGGTATGGAAGTTGGGGCAGAGGGTGGCAATAGTTCTGCTGGTGGGGGGAGTGGCTGTGGCAGTTCAGGTGAGGGACGTGGCGAAGGTAAGGGGGGTTGGACATCCTGTGGTTGTGGGAGTTGTTGTTGTGACAGGATGAAATTACTGGTTGGTAATTGTGTAGTTTCAACAGCCTGAGCTTTCACTGGACTAGAAGATATGCTGCTGAGTAATAGAAGCATACTCAGTGGTAAGCCGGACACTATAAGATTCTGAGGATATTTATCAATCATCGCACTGGACTATTTTTGTAAGTAGGTATGGGATTATATGAGAAATGCTTCAGATGTGAATCTTACTTCATCTTTTGTCGCTAAAGTTGATATTTTGGGTAAATATCAATTTGAAAGCTAGATGATTGGGTTATTGCAGACTTAAAAGCATTGATAGGTATTTGAGGCAAAGAAAGTTTTGTGAAGAAGGCCGGAGGTGGAACAGGCTACGATGTACACACAAGTCTCTTGATCTGCACCTTTGTTGCATCGACCTGCACCTTTGTTTCATCGACCTGCACCTTTGTTGCATCGACCTGCACCTTTGTTGCATCGACCTGCACCTTTGTTGCATCGACCTGCACCTTTGTTGCATCGACCTGCACCTTTGTTGCATCGACCTGCACCTTTGTTGCATCAACCTGCACCTTTGATGCATCGACCTACAAGAATTAACCCACCCTACGTTACACAGCAACTTTAAAAGACTTGTGTGTACACTGTAGCCTTAAAAAGGGGGGTTAGGGGGGATCTAAAGTGCCTAAAGTCACAGCGAAACACTTTTCAAACAACTTCTTAGGACACGCTGCGCAATTTGCCTCCAGCCTCTCTTGTGAATGCTAAATCACGCATTATTGAGTTTCTTCAGCCTCTAATCCTTTGGTATCTGGTTTAATCCATACCCCTTTGCTTAAACATTCCCATCAATTTACGTTTACGAGCGTGGGTTTGCATCAAGTTTCCCCGATAACTTAACCAGTCAGCTTTTTTACCAGATTCCAAGTAAGCATTACGCGCCTTTTTCAACCATTCAACAGCGTAGTAGTAGTATTCGGCTTTACCTGCATCCATAATCTTTTCGGCACGGCGACAAGCATTTGCAATTACCCAACCAGGATTGTGAGGGATAGCAGCATCCATGACTCGGTGAATCAACTCTGAATGATAAGAACTGAGTTCACTAGCGATCGCAATTGCATCATCAATTAGCTCCTCATGCAAGAATATATCCACCTTGGTTGATTCTGTTCCCCAACCGCTAGAAGTACGGATAATTCTCAGCAAGTCTGTTTTTACACTTTCCCAGTTTTCCCCAGCTAATTCTCTCATTTTTTCGTAGTCAACAAAAGAGGGCTTGGCTTGAAAAGCTGCCTTGATGGCTAATAAAGCAGCTTCACTATTACCCAACTCAACAGCCAAATCACTTGTCCAAATTCCCAATTCGTACTGACAATTACCCGGTAAAGTTAATCCACTCTGGGCTATATCTACCGCTTGCTGTAATGCCCCCTGAATGCTTAGTGTTTTTGCTAGGGCAAAGGCTTCTTCCATTGAGTTCATCTGAGTTTGAGCAGCATCAATTGCTTCTTCTACCCTGCCCAAACGCCCTAACATTGTAAGATATTGCTGGGTTTGCCCTTCTGCTTCAGCTAAATAAAGGTATTCTTGATAACGTTCTTGACGTTCGAGAATTTTCAGGCGAATTAATGCCAAATCATCTGCATAATCTGGCACATCTTCTTCCCAAGCTCCCCTTTCTGTGATACTACCTTGGAGAACTTGTAACAATGGTGGATAATCCCAACCTTGGCGTAAAGCCTCCATAACTAGACCAAAATCAACATTCCACTCATCTTGCCAAGCTTCTAAATTTATTTGGATATCAACTTTTTCTTCTGGGGTGAGTTCGGTAGTGAGAATTGCTTCACACCAAGCATTATTTAATTCCCCGACAATTTCATCATTTTCAGCGCCGTATTCGGCAACATCATCCCAATTTTCCGCACAGGTGGAGGTAATTGCTGACAAAATAGCGATCGCATTTTCACCCTCTCCCCGTTCGCTAAAATCTACCGCAACTTGTACCACACTCAGCAAATCTTCGCCAATCGGGTCTTCTTCGTACCCCTCCTCAAAGTAGCGCACGGTATCCTTGAGAATCTGCCGTACTTGCCGCCGGAAGGGAGCCGGATCAAGAGTACTACGGCGCACAGATTTTATGGTTGTTAGGTTGTCAGCAGGATTCGTCAGCCAGCTTACATGACGGTCAATCGCCTCAATTAGTGGCGGGTATTCTGCTACCAACTCTTGCAGCAGCCTTTGAGTTTCGATATAATCTAGGCGATTTAGAAGATGTTCTAGGGTGGGGCGCTGCTCAATACTTTCTGGGTTACGGGCACAGACAAGCATCGTTGCGACAATGTGTTTGCACCACCCTTCCAAGTCGTAAGCACAGGTGCAGTTGACTGAGGTTAACCCACTGCTATCAAAACTCAGATTGACATGATAAGGTCTAGCTTGAGTGCCTGCAACATCTGCCTGAAGCACATTACCACGTTGGGTAACACCATTGACAGCACCAGCCTCATAGTATGCCTCGCCCCGTTGGAAAGATTTGGCATTAGCATGACGGCGGATAGTAAATTCACTAATTTGGGGAATAGACATCGAGCGATCGCCTGTGTAAATCCTCTGGATGAATCCTAAATCCAGCTTAGGTGCTAGGCTGACGCGCTGTAAAGAAATTTAGAGTTTTGGGCATGGGGCATGGGGCATTGGGCATTGGGCATTGGGCAATAATTAATAGTTAGTACTTACGCAAGAGTTACGGAATAACGAACCACAGAGGCGCAGAGTACACGGAGAAATCAGAGTTTGAGAGATATTTTGCGTAAGTCCTAATAGTTATTCTTTCTTCTCCTGCTTCCCCTGCTTCCCCTGCTTCCCTTGCTCTCCCCACTCCCCACTCCCAAGTTTTTTTGAGTATAAAAAAAAATAAGTATATAGATTTGACTATAATTACTGAAAATGTCCATCTTTCCGCCATTCGTGAGTGAATCATAATTTCAGTTAGCAATACCGGAACCTTAAAGGGGTTGCGCTGATTGTCGGTCAAGTTGAGAATAAATAGGCGAAGCACACAGGGAAACTAACGTGAGTCAAGGATTTGATTACGATTTAGTAATTATCGGCGCTGGTGTAGGCGGACATGGTGCAGCCTTACACGCCGTAAGTTGCGGTCTGAAAACAGCGATTATTGAAGCTGCTGATATGGGAGGAACCTGTGTTAATCGGGGTTGTATTCCTTCTAAAGCGCTGCTGGCGGCATCTGGACGTGTGCGGGAGTTACGCAATGCCCACCACCTCAAGTCACTGGGAATTCAAATTGGTAGCGTGGAATTTGATCGCCAAGCGATCGCTAATCATGCTGATAATCTCGTCTCCAAAATTCAAGGCGACTTAACCAATAGCCTTAAACGTCTAGGAGTCGATATCATCAGAGGTTGGGGAAAAATCGCTGGGGCGCAAAAAGTCTCTGTTACTGGAGACGGTGGTGAAAAAAACCATCACAGCCAAAGACATCATCCTTTCCCCTGGTTCAATTCCTTTTGTCCCTCCCGGAATTGAAGTAGACGGCAAAACTGTCTTTACCAGCGATCAAGGTGTCAAGTTAGAGTCGCTACCAGACTGGGTAGCAATTATTGGCAGTGGTTACATCGGGCTGGAATTTTCTGATATTTACTCAGCTTTGGGTTGTGAAATCACCATGATTGAAGCCCTAGATCAGTTAATGCCAGGATTTGACCGCGATATTGCCAAACTTGCCGAACGCGTGTTGATTACTCCCCGCGATATTGAAACCAAAGTGGGGATATACGCCAAAAAAGTCATCCCAGGTTCGCCTGTGGTGATTGAGTTAGCAAATTTCAAAACCAAAGAAGATGTAGAGGTCATCGAAGTAGATGCTTGCTTGGTGGCTACAGGACGTATCCCAGCGACCAAAAATCTCGGTTTAGAATCTGTGGGTGTGGAAGTTGATCGGCGGAATTTTATTCCCGTTGACGATCGCATGGCAGTGCTATCAGCTGGTGAAGTAGTACCAAATCTGTGGGCAATTGGCGACGCTAATGGGAAGATGATGTTGGCACACGCGGCTTCTGCTCAAGGCATCATCGCCGTAGAAAATATAGTTGGGAGGGAAAGAATAGTAGACTATCGCAGCATCCCCGCAGCAGCTTTTACCCACCCAGAAGTCAGCTATGTGGGTTTAACAGAAACAGCAGCTAAGGAATTGGGACAAACCGAAGGGTTTGAAATTGCCACAAGTAGGAGTTACTTCAAAGGAAATTCCAAAGCGTTGGCAGAAAATGAAGCCGACGGTATTGCCAAAGTGATATACCGCAAAGACACCGGAGAAGTCTTAGGCGTTCACATTTTTGGACTGCACGCCTCAGACTTAATTCATGAAGCGTCAGCTGCGATCGCAAACCGTCAATCTGTCCAAAGTCTCGCACATCTAGTTCACGCGCACCCGACACTTTCGGAAGTACTAGACGAAGCTTATAAACGAGCCGCAATTTAGTCATTTGTCCTCTGTCATTTGTCCTTTGTCAATAAACAAGGGCAAATGACCAATGACCAATGACCAATGCCCAATGCCCAATGCCCAATGACAAATTATGCAAATCCGCCGTCGTTCACCTAACCCAGCTATTGATGTATCGATATTGCGTTACCAGTCTGCCATACCTGATTCAGCACCAAACAACATTTTGGAGGAAATTGTCTGGCAGAAAGAAGTAGAAGTTGAGCAGATGCGGGAAAAGATGCCTTTACGGGAATTGCAACATCAAGCACTTTCCGCGCCGCCAACCCGTGATTTTGTCGCCGCCTTGCGCCAAGGTAAGACAAAGCCAGCGTTGATTGCCGAAGTTAAAAAAGCTTCACCAAGCAAAGGCGTTTTCCGAGAAGATTTTGACCCAGTAGCGATCGCCCTATCTTATCAGCAAGGTGGTGCTACTTGTCTTTCTGTGCTAACAGATGTCAAGTTCTTTCAAGGTAGTTTTGACAACTTAGCCAAAGTTCGGGTTGCCGTAGATTT encodes the following:
- a CDS encoding SWIM zinc finger family protein, with protein sequence MSIPQISEFTIRRHANAKSFQRGEAYYEAGAVNGVTQRGNVLQADVAGTQARPYHVNLSFDSSGLTSVNCTCAYDLEGWCKHIVATMLVCARNPESIEQRPTLEHLLNRLDYIETQRLLQELVAEYPPLIEAIDRHVSWLTNPADNLTTIKSVRRSTLDPAPFRRQVRQILKDTVRYFEEGYEEDPIGEDLLSVVQVAVDFSERGEGENAIAILSAITSTCAENWDDVAEYGAENDEIVGELNNAWCEAILTTELTPEEKVDIQINLEAWQDEWNVDFGLVMEALRQGWDYPPLLQVLQGSITERGAWEEDVPDYADDLALIRLKILERQERYQEYLYLAEAEGQTQQYLTMLGRLGRVEEAIDAAQTQMNSMEEAFALAKTLSIQGALQQAVDIAQSGLTLPGNCQYELGIWTSDLAVELGNSEAALLAIKAAFQAKPSFVDYEKMRELAGENWESVKTDLLRIIRTSSGWGTESTKVDIFLHEELIDDAIAIASELSSYHSELIHRVMDAAIPHNPGWVIANACRRAEKIMDAGKAEYYYYAVEWLKKARNAYLESGKKADWLSYRGNLMQTHARKRKLMGMFKQRGMD
- a CDS encoding ShlB/FhaC/HecB family hemolysin secretion/activation protein, producing the protein MIDKYPQNLIVSGLPLSMLLLLSSISSSPVKAQAVETTQLPTSNFILSQQQLPQPQDVQPPLPSPRPSPELPQPLPPPAELLPPSAPTSIPEETLPGNFPQTIVVQRFEVVGSTVFSPEQLAQATAEFTKRPISLAEVYQARSKITDLYVKNGYITSGAYIPPQTIRSGVLKIQVVEGRLEGIQITGTRRLNPNYVRSRLAIATSAPLNRQRLLEALQLLQLNPLIENVTAELSAGSQTGASLLEVKVSEAKTFSSEIVLDNGRSPSVGSFRRGLRLNEANLLGLGDGLSLGYTNTDGSNTFDASYTLPLNPRNGTLTFNYGTTSSNVIERPFSLLKIASASRYYELTFRQPIIQTPTQEFALGLTAYRRESDISSLVQRFGGRASDLSPGADEQGRTRVSALRFFQEWTSRNSREVIALRSQFSLGIDVLNATVNQNAPDSRFFAWQGQAQWARLLAPETLLLLRLNTQLASRALLPIEQFGLGGQDSVRGYRQDYLLTDNATFVSAEVQVPILRFPQIDSTLQVIPFVDFGVGWNSSGMENPDPNTLAALGLGLRWSQGDRFTIRLDWGIPLVSVNSSDRTLQDNGLYFSLLYNPF